The Nicotiana tomentosiformis chromosome 9, ASM39032v3, whole genome shotgun sequence genome contains the following window.
tatcccaatctcaagtcgatcttagagaacacactatcaccctgcaactggtcaaacaaatcatcaatacggggcaacgagtacttgttcttaacggtaactttgttcaactggcggtaatcaatgcacatccgcatagtcatatctttcttcttcacgaacaacaccggtgcaccccaagacgaCACACTCGGTCttacaaacccctttgctagcaactctcTAGCTGGTTTTTCAAGTTCTTCAACTCTTTCAGAGCCATGCGGTACGATGGAATAGAGATAAGTTGGGTACCTGAAgcaaaatcaatacagaaatcgatatcacgatctggtggcatgcctggtagatcagaaggaaacacatcaaagaactcccggaccacgggCACTAAATCAATCACCGGAGTCTCAGTAACCGTATCCCAAACATTAGCTAGATAaaccaaataacccttctcgaccatgtgtcgagccttcataaaataGATAATCCGACTATATGTACTGATAGataaacccttccactccaatctaggcaactctggcatcgccaaggtaacagtcttcgcatggcaatcaaggacgaGATGATATAGAGAGAACCactccatgcccag
Protein-coding sequences here:
- the LOC138899241 gene encoding uncharacterized protein → MVRKRMTDVPDYGGDVPHIARGRGRAPALVRGRGHSRVAPIVPPVDPVEDPIFEEQGEMPAAEPALGVPHVVVDRIYQSCIMTFYGFETRVDLLLLDITDFEIILGMEWFSLYHLVLDCHAKTVTLAMPELPRLEWKGLSISTYSRIIYFMKARHMVEKGYLVYLANVWDTVTETPVIDLVPVVREFFDVFPSDLPGMPPDRDIDFCIDFASGTQLISIPSYRMALKELKNLKNQLESC